Genomic DNA from Jejubacter calystegiae:
CGCGATCCTGATCTTCTTGCTGCGGCGCTTTTGCCAGTTTGTTCATCAGCTCCATAATCGCTGCAATAGCGGTATTGAAGGTCTGACGGCGGCCGATATCGTCGGTCACTTTGGCGATGGTTTTGTGCAGATCGCGGCGCAGCGCCTTCTGATCTTCGTTCAGGGTTTCGACGTTAAGCGCCGGAGCAGCGCCTTTCTGCGCGTGCTCCCAGGCCAGTTTCCAGACGCGCTTCAGGAAGCGGTTAGCCCCTTCAACGCCGGATTCCTGCCATTCGAGGGTCATTTCCGCCGGGGCCGCGAACATCATAAACAGGCGCACGGTATCTGCGCCGTAGCGCTCTACCATGACCTGCGGGTCGATGCCGTTGTTCTTGGACTTGGACATCTTGCTCATACCGGCGTAGACCAGTTCATGGCCTTCAGCATCGGTGGCTTTAACAATACGCCCTTTTTCGTCGCGCTCGACAATGGCATCAACCGGCGAAACCCAGATACGCTCGCCGTTGTTGCCGGTGTACCAGAAGGCGTCTGCCAGCACCATGCCCTGACACAGCAGCTGTTTCGCAGGTTCGTTAGAGTTCACCATGCCTGCATCGCGCATCAGCTTGTGGAAGAAGCGGAAGTAGAGCAAGTGCATAATGGCGTGTTCGATACCGCCGACATAGATGTCGACCGGCAGCCAGTAGTTGGCGGCCTCGGAGTCCAGCATACCTTTGTCGTACTGCGGGCAGGTATAGCGCGCATAGTACCAGGAGGACTCCATAAAGGTGTCGAAGGTATCTGTTTCACGCAGCGCAGGCTGACCCTCAACGGTGGTCTTCGCCCAGTTGGGATCGGCTTTGATGGGGCTGGTGATGCCGTCCATGACCACATCTTCCGGCAGTACAACCGGCAGTTGTTCGTCCGGCGTCGGCATAACGGTGCCATCTTCCAGAGTGACCATTGGGATCGGCGCACCCCAGTAACGCTGGCGCGAAACGCCCCAGTCGCGCAGGCGGTAATTAACCTTACGCTCGCCCACGCCTTTCGCGGCCAGGGCATCGGCAATGGCGTTAAACCCGGCTTCGAAGGAGAGACCGTCAAACTCGCCTGAGTTGAACAGCACCCCTTTCTCGGTCATCGCCGCGGCGCTCAGATCCGGCGCGTTGCCATCCTTATCGAGAATCACCGCTTTGATTGGCAGGTTATATTTGGTGGCGAATTCCCAGTCGCGCTGATCGTGGCCGGGAACCGCCATTACGGCGCCGGTGCCGTATTCCATCAGCACGAAGTTGGCAACCCACACCGGGACTGACTCACCGGTCAGCGGGTGGATGGCGTTAAAGCCAGTGGCGACGCCTTTCTTCTCCATGGTCGCCATTTCGGCTTCCGCCACTTTGGTGTTGCGGCATTCGTCGATAAAGGCGTTCAGATCCGGGTTGTTCAGCGCAGCCTGGGCCGCCAGCGGATGGCCCGCAGCTACCGCCAGGTAAGTGGCGCCCATAAAGGTGTCGGGGCGCGTGGTATAGACCGTCAGTTTCTGGTCGCTGTTCTCTACGTCAAAGGTGATCTCCACCCCTTCGGAACGACCGATCCAGTTGCGCTGCATGGTTTTAACGGTGTCCGGCCAGTGATCCAGCGTGTCCAGGTCGTTGAGCAGCTCTTCGGCGTAGTCGGTGATTTTAATGAACCACTGAGGAATCTCTTTGCGCTCGACTTTGGTGTCGCAGCGCCAGCAGCAGCCGTCGATGACCTGCTCGTTGGCCAGAACGGTTTGATCGTTCGGGCACCAGTTCACTGCGGAGGTTTTCTTGTACACCAGCCCTTTTTTATAGAGTTCGGTGAAGAATTTCTGCTCCCAGCGATAATATTCCGGCTTACAGGTCGCCAGTTCGCGGCTCCAGTCATAGCCAAAGCCCAGCATTTTCAGCTGGTTCTTCATGTAATCGATGTTGTCGTAGGTCCAGGGGGCCGGCGCGGTATTGTTTTTGACCGCGGCGCCTTCGGCAGGCAGACCAAATGCGTCCCAGCCAATAGGCTGCAGGACATTTTTGCCCAACATACGCTGATAGCGGGCGATAACGTCACCGATGGTGTAGTTACGGACATGGCCCATATGTAGTCGACCAGAAGGATAGGGAAGCATCGACAGGCAGTAATACTTCTCTTTGCTCTCGTCTTCTTTTACTTCAAAGGTGCGCTTCTCTTGCCAGAGGCGCTGGACATTTGACTCTATCTCTTCCGGGCGATATTGCTCTTGCATGGCAGCCTGTAATCCTGTGATGAATACACCGCTACATAAGGTAGCGTTAACTAAAGTTTTTGGGCAGGCGATAGCATAGCCTATCGCAAAGCGCTACAACAGTACTTAAGCGCCAGACGGCGGCAAATCCCGCAGTTCTCCGCTCCCTTACCGTAATTTACACGACCCGTGGTCTGGATAACACAGCACGGCGGAATTAGCGTCTATTATCAGGCAGTAGCTATAGTTAAGCGTAAGGGGCCGGGATGCCTGCGGCTCCATGATGTTACCGATTTTCGGAGGGAATGCGATGAACAAGGTGGCTCAGTACTACCGTGAACTGCTCTCCACGCTCAGCGAACGACTGCGTAACGGCGAGAGGGATATCGATGCGTTGGTTAGGGATGCGCATAAAAAAATTACCGAAGCGGGGGAACTGACCCGTAACGAAATCGATGAGATAACGCGTGCGGTACGCCGCGATCTGGAAGAGTTTGCCCTGAGCTATCAGGAGAGCCAGCAGGAAGAAGAGGAAAGCGTCTTCGCCCGGGTGATTAAAGAGAGCCTGTGGCAGGAGCTGGCGGATATCACCGATAAAACTCAACTGGAGTGGCGCGAAGTGTTTAAGGATCTGAGCCACCACGGCGTGTATCACAGCGGAGAGGTGGTCGGGTTAGGAAATCTGGTGTGCGAGAAATGCCATCACCGGCTGGCGTTTTATACACCGGAGGTGCTGCCGGTATGTCCGAAGTGCGGCCATAACCAGTTCCAGCGCCAGCCGTTTGAGCCGTAAGCGTGTTTCAGACGTAAAAAAGCCGACGGGTGAGGTCGGCTTTTTTAGCCCATCAGTGCAGAATCTTATCCAGAAAATCCCGGGCGCGTGGTGATTTGGGATTATCGAAGAAGGCATCCTTCGGCGCGTCTTCCACGATCTTTCCTTCATCCATAAAGATGACCCGATTCGCCACCTTACGGGCGAAGCCCATTTCGTGAGTGACCACCATCATGGTCATGCCTTCCTGGGCCAGCTCGACCATGACATCCAGCACTTCGTTGATCATCTCCGGATCCAGCGCCGATGTTGGTTCGTCGAACAGCATAGCGACAGGATCCATACACAGCGCCCGGGCGATAGCCACACGCTGCTGCTGGCCGCCGGAAAGCTGGGCCGGATATTTACTGGCATGCGCGGTGAGTCCTACCCGTTCCAGCAATTTTTCGCCTTTCTGGCGGGCTTCCGCTTTACCGCGTTTCAGGACTTTGACCTGGGCCAGGGTCAGGTTTTCAATAATG
This window encodes:
- the leuS gene encoding leucine--tRNA ligase produces the protein MQEQYRPEEIESNVQRLWQEKRTFEVKEDESKEKYYCLSMLPYPSGRLHMGHVRNYTIGDVIARYQRMLGKNVLQPIGWDAFGLPAEGAAVKNNTAPAPWTYDNIDYMKNQLKMLGFGYDWSRELATCKPEYYRWEQKFFTELYKKGLVYKKTSAVNWCPNDQTVLANEQVIDGCCWRCDTKVERKEIPQWFIKITDYAEELLNDLDTLDHWPDTVKTMQRNWIGRSEGVEITFDVENSDQKLTVYTTRPDTFMGATYLAVAAGHPLAAQAALNNPDLNAFIDECRNTKVAEAEMATMEKKGVATGFNAIHPLTGESVPVWVANFVLMEYGTGAVMAVPGHDQRDWEFATKYNLPIKAVILDKDGNAPDLSAAAMTEKGVLFNSGEFDGLSFEAGFNAIADALAAKGVGERKVNYRLRDWGVSRQRYWGAPIPMVTLEDGTVMPTPDEQLPVVLPEDVVMDGITSPIKADPNWAKTTVEGQPALRETDTFDTFMESSWYYARYTCPQYDKGMLDSEAANYWLPVDIYVGGIEHAIMHLLYFRFFHKLMRDAGMVNSNEPAKQLLCQGMVLADAFWYTGNNGERIWVSPVDAIVERDEKGRIVKATDAEGHELVYAGMSKMSKSKNNGIDPQVMVERYGADTVRLFMMFAAPAEMTLEWQESGVEGANRFLKRVWKLAWEHAQKGAAPALNVETLNEDQKALRRDLHKTIAKVTDDIGRRQTFNTAIAAIMELMNKLAKAPQQEDQDRALMHEALIAVVRMLYPFTPHVCFTLWQQLGGEGDIDNAPWPQADEKAMVEDTRLVVVQVNGKVRGKITVPADATEDQVRERAGQEHLVAKYLTGVTIRKVIYIPGKLLNLVVG
- a CDS encoding zinc ribbon-containing protein, with translation MNKVAQYYRELLSTLSERLRNGERDIDALVRDAHKKITEAGELTRNEIDEITRAVRRDLEEFALSYQESQQEEEESVFARVIKESLWQELADITDKTQLEWREVFKDLSHHGVYHSGEVVGLGNLVCEKCHHRLAFYTPEVLPVCPKCGHNQFQRQPFEP
- a CDS encoding amino acid ABC transporter ATP-binding protein; translated protein: MISLKNVSKWYGHFQVLTDCSTIVQKGEVVVVCGPSGSGKSTLIKTVNGLEPVQKGEIEVNGTQVNSKRTNLAQLRAHVGMVFQHFELFPHLTIIENLTLAQVKVLKRGKAEARQKGEKLLERVGLTAHASKYPAQLSGGQQQRVAIARALCMDPVAMLFDEPTSALDPEMINEVLDVMVELAQEGMTMMVVTHEMGFARKVANRVIFMDEGKIVEDAPKDAFFDNPKSPRARDFLDKILH